Proteins encoded by one window of Lathyrus oleraceus cultivar Zhongwan6 chromosome 1, CAAS_Psat_ZW6_1.0, whole genome shotgun sequence:
- the LOC127120646 gene encoding proline dehydrogenase 2, mitochondrial: MAARVVPQKIVKNLRFQKSTKPLTSSHPATAAVAATLLEKQPPRATTPPPPPSQSFSSLDLNNAEKLFSTVSTSTLIRSSAVLHATAIGPMVDVGIWALQSRLLQKGIMKDAVMAVTKKTFFEHFCAGEDAVAAGRSIRSVNDAGLRGMLVYGVEDAHDNDGCDRNLNGFLHTVDVSKSLPPSSVSFVIVKITAICPMALLERMSDLLRWQQKDPSFVLPWKQDSLPIFSESSPLYHTQTKPEPLTQQEEHDLQLTNQRLQQLCHKCVESNKPLLVDAEHTTVQPAIDYFTYSSAIVHNKDDNPIVFGTIQTYLKDSKERLFLATQAADKIGIPMGFKLVRGAYMSMESKIAESFGYGSPIHDTIQDTHNNFNDCSSFLLEKVANGRGSVVLATHNIESGKLATAKAYEIGVGKVNHKLEFAQLCGMSDALSFGLSNAGFRVSKYMPFGPVEMVMPYLLRRAEENRGLLAASGFDRQLIRKELGRRIKAAIF; this comes from the exons ATGGCAGCACGCGTGGTCCCACAAAAAATCGTCAAGAATCTCCGTTTCCAAAAATCCACAAAGCCACTAACCTCCTCTCATCCCGCGACGGCCGCCGTCGCCGCCACGCTTCTCGAGAAACAACCACCACGGGCGACAACACCACCACCGCCACCGTCGCAATCATTTTCGTCTCTCGACTTAAACAATGCCGAGAAACTCTTCTCGACCGTATCAACGTCCACACTAATTCGATCTTCGGCCGTTCTGCATGCAACGGCCATAGGTCCGATGGTGGACGTTGGTATATGGGCTTTACAATCGAGGTTGTTACAGAAAGGAATTATGAAAGATGCGGTTATGGCGGTTACAAAGAAAACATTCTTCGAACATTTTTGTGCGGGAGAGGATGCTGTCGCTGCTGGACGGAGTATACGGTCGGTTAATGATGCTGGCTTACGTGGCATGCTTGTCTATGGTGTTGAAGATGCGCACGATAACGATGGTTGTGATCGTAATCTTAATGGCTTTCTTCATACCGTTGATGTTAGCAAATCGCTTCCTCCTTCTTCT GTGAGTTTTGTAATTGTGAAAATCACTGCAATATGTCCAATGGCATTACTAGAAAGAATGAGTGATCTTCTAAGATGGCAACAAAAGGACCCTTCATTTGTTCTACCATGGAAACAAGATTCTTTACCAATTTTCTCCGAATCAAGTCCATTATACCACACTCAAACAAAACCAGAACCATTAACACAACAAGAAGAACATGACCTTCAACTAACAAACCAAAGATTACAACAACTTTGTCATAAATGTGTCGAATCAAACAAGCCGTTACTAGTTGATGCAGAACACACTACTGTTCAACcggctatcgattacttcacgTATTCTTCTGCGATTGTTCATAACAAAGATGATAATCCTATTGTGTTTGGAACAATTCAAACTTACTTGAAAGATTCTAAAGAGAGACTGTTTCTTGCGACACAAGCTGCTGATAAAATTGGTATTCCAATGGGATTTAAGTTGGTTAGAGGTGCTTATATGTCTATGGAAAGTAAAATAGCTGAATCGTTCGGATATGGATCGCCGATTCATGATACTATTCAAGATACACATAATAACTTCAATGATTGTTCGTCTTTTTTGCTTGAGAAGGTTGCAAATGGACGTGGTTCTGTCGTTCTTGCTACACACAATATTGAATCAG GGAAATTGGCGACTGCAAAAGCGTACGAAATTGGGGTTGGGAAAGTGAATCACAAGCTTGAATTCGCACAATTATGTGGAATGTCGGATGCACTTTCATTTGGTTTGAGCAATGCGGGATTTAGGGTTAGCAAGTATATGCCGTTTGGACCGGTTGAGATGGTTATGCCATATTTATTGAGAAGAGCTGAGGAGAATAGAGGGCTTTTGGCTGCTTCTGGATTTGATAGGCAACTCATAAG AAAGGAGTTGGGAAGGAGAATAAAGGCTGCAATATTTTAA